Proteins encoded in a region of the Raphanus sativus cultivar WK10039 chromosome 8, ASM80110v3, whole genome shotgun sequence genome:
- the LOC108820651 gene encoding RNA-binding protein Y14 yields the protein MANLEAEAFDFEPEEDDLMDEDLGAADVSPRAAHPRLRSAISGADDGSANRKTKGRGFREEKDSDRQRRLSSRDFESLGSDGGPGPQRSIEGWIVLVTGVHEEAQEDDISNAFGDFGEIKSLHLNLDRRTGFVKGYALIEYEKSEEAQNAIKAMNGAEILTKNVCVDWAFSNGPNNAGSYRRRNMRSGRSRSPRRRF from the exons ATGGCGAACTTAGAAGCTGAAGCCTTCGATTTCGAGCCAGAGGAGGACGACCTCATGGACGAAGACCTCGGAGCAGCCGATGTCTCCCCACGCGCCGCGCATCCGAGGCTTAGGTCAGCTATCTCCGGAGCAGACGACGGATCGGCGAATAGGAAGACCAAAGGCCGCGGGTTTCGCGAGGAGAAAGACTCCGATCGCCAGCGCCGCCTCTCCTCCCGCGACTTCGAATCTCTCGGCTCCGATGGCGGTCCTGGCCCCCAGCGAT CCATTGAGGGGTGGATTGTTTTGGTTACTGGAGTTCATGAGGAGGCACAGGAGGATGATATATCTAATGCCTTTGGTGATTTTGGGGAGATTAAGAGTTTGCATCTCAATCTCGATCGCCGTACTGGATTTGTCAAG GGCTATGCTTTGATTGAATATGAGAAGAGTGAAGAAGCGCAGAATGCTATTAAGGCAATGAATGGTGCTGAGATTCTGACAAAGAATGTCTGCGTGGACTGGGCCTTCAGCAATGGACCAAACAATGCTGGATCTTACAGGAGAAGGAACATGAG GTCGGGGAGGTCACGAAGCCCGAGAAGACGTTTCTGA